One window from the genome of Thermococcus sp. JdF3 encodes:
- a CDS encoding class I SAM-dependent methyltransferase family protein, with protein sequence MPALRVPKREAEPVKRMLKKLGLYDGKRRPKREGEFVLLPVIEDPLLHSLGYEVLPSELPLRPERQLYKNLESVLAGRLSEDELKHLRRYDIVGDIAVIQVPRELSHRVDDIVWGLRKVHPFIRVVAQKGFHEGAFRIREYSIIWGERRLETVHRENGVQIKVDLSKAFFNPRMKGERYRLAQLVQDGERILIPFAGVLPYALVIARYKRAKITAVELNREAYELGLENIELNRERLKGEIEFIHGDVFDVLPELPTHDRVISPTPRGVDALALTLGRAEKWLHYYDFVHEADVGAFRTKIMDACAMLGRECGVRVKKVSDFKPHVFKVCADVGLR encoded by the coding sequence ATGCCGGCACTCAGAGTCCCAAAGAGGGAAGCTGAACCCGTGAAGAGGATGCTGAAGAAGCTGGGCCTCTACGACGGGAAGAGGCGTCCGAAACGGGAGGGAGAGTTCGTTCTCCTCCCCGTCATCGAGGACCCCCTCCTTCACTCACTCGGCTACGAAGTCCTGCCCTCCGAACTTCCCCTCCGGCCCGAGCGGCAGCTTTACAAGAACCTCGAGAGCGTCCTCGCCGGGAGGCTGAGCGAGGATGAGCTGAAGCACCTGCGGCGCTACGACATCGTCGGGGACATAGCGGTAATCCAAGTGCCGAGGGAGCTTTCCCACAGGGTGGACGATATCGTATGGGGCCTCAGAAAGGTCCACCCCTTCATCAGGGTCGTGGCCCAGAAAGGCTTCCACGAGGGGGCCTTCAGGATAAGGGAATACTCGATAATCTGGGGGGAGAGACGGCTGGAAACCGTCCACAGAGAAAACGGAGTGCAGATAAAGGTGGACCTCTCGAAGGCCTTCTTCAACCCGCGGATGAAGGGCGAGCGCTACCGCCTGGCCCAGCTCGTTCAGGACGGCGAAAGGATTCTGATTCCCTTCGCCGGCGTTCTGCCGTATGCGCTCGTCATAGCGCGCTATAAACGGGCCAAGATAACCGCGGTGGAGCTGAACAGGGAAGCCTACGAACTCGGCCTCGAGAACATCGAGCTGAACCGGGAAAGGCTGAAGGGCGAGATAGAGTTCATCCACGGCGACGTTTTCGACGTTCTCCCCGAACTTCCGACCCACGACAGGGTGATAAGCCCCACCCCAAGGGGCGTTGATGCCTTGGCTCTAACGCTGGGCAGGGCCGAGAAATGGCTTCACTACTACGATTTCGTCCACGAGGCCGATGTCGGGGCGTTCAGGACCAAGATAATGGACGCGTGCGCCATGCTGGGAAGGGAGTGCGGGGTCCGCGTAAAGAAGGTGAGCGACTTCAAGCCGCACGTTTTCAAGGTGTGCGCGGATGTGGGACTCAGATAG
- a CDS encoding ATP-binding protein, which translates to MTMLGREEIIEILAPYNLWGGREWEAVPREEYLSAVERKLSAGAVALIGPRRSGKTTLAGLFLRGLVESGLPSEATLYVNLEDPRFSPHLKPELLEEIFSAYRTYVYDGVDPVVVLDEVQEVEGWERWVRKAIDLGEARIIVTGSTSSLLRSELSTLLTGRVLPMEVYPLSFREFLLFRGLPTDFREALGARRRVESALREYLEFGGFPQVVLTEDTALRLELLRELFEGIVLRDIAYRHGFRELRTVRALSELALSRFSSLVSVSRLRNELSGIVGRKVSPNFVDAVLDAMDEAYLTFRLPILSPKVKDVMRYPKKLYAIDTGIANVAGIRFTENIGRLAENAVARHLRQIFGENVFYYRGRGEVDFVVKEGLGVTRAVQVSWDVDESWEREVNGLLEAMEVFDLREGLVVTGWKSCEERFGERTVRCVPLWRFLLSI; encoded by the coding sequence ATGACCATGCTCGGCCGCGAGGAGATAATAGAGATCCTCGCCCCTTACAACCTCTGGGGGGGAAGGGAGTGGGAGGCCGTTCCCAGGGAGGAATACCTCTCGGCAGTTGAGCGGAAGCTCTCCGCCGGAGCCGTTGCCCTCATAGGCCCAAGGCGCTCCGGGAAGACAACCCTGGCGGGGCTTTTCCTGAGGGGGCTCGTTGAATCCGGTCTTCCGTCAGAGGCTACGCTCTACGTGAACCTTGAGGACCCGAGGTTTTCACCACATCTGAAACCTGAGCTTCTTGAGGAGATTTTCTCCGCGTATCGGACGTACGTCTACGACGGTGTCGATCCCGTGGTGGTCCTGGACGAGGTTCAGGAGGTGGAAGGCTGGGAGAGGTGGGTTAGAAAGGCCATCGACCTCGGCGAGGCCAGGATCATAGTCACCGGCTCGACGTCGTCGCTCCTCCGTTCGGAGCTCTCAACGCTCCTAACCGGCAGGGTTCTCCCCATGGAAGTTTATCCCCTGAGTTTCAGGGAGTTTCTGCTCTTCAGGGGCCTGCCAACCGACTTCAGGGAAGCCCTCGGGGCCAGGAGAAGGGTTGAGAGTGCCCTCAGGGAGTACCTTGAGTTCGGCGGCTTTCCCCAGGTGGTTCTGACAGAAGACACCGCGCTCAGGCTCGAACTCCTGAGGGAGCTTTTTGAGGGAATAGTGCTCAGGGACATAGCCTACAGGCACGGTTTCCGGGAACTCAGGACTGTCAGGGCCCTTTCGGAGCTGGCCCTGAGCAGGTTTTCCTCCCTAGTCAGCGTCTCCCGGCTGAGGAACGAGCTCTCGGGGATAGTCGGAAGAAAGGTCTCGCCGAACTTCGTCGATGCGGTTCTCGATGCCATGGATGAGGCATACCTGACCTTTCGCCTTCCGATACTCTCGCCTAAGGTCAAGGACGTCATGCGCTATCCTAAAAAGCTATACGCGATAGACACGGGCATAGCGAACGTCGCGGGGATTAGGTTCACCGAGAACATCGGCAGGCTCGCCGAGAACGCCGTTGCGAGGCATCTGAGGCAGATCTTCGGTGAGAACGTTTTCTACTACCGAGGTAGGGGTGAAGTTGATTTCGTCGTCAAGGAGGGCCTTGGGGTAACGCGGGCGGTTCAGGTGAGCTGGGACGTCGATGAAAGCTGGGAGCGCGAGGTGAACGGCCTGCTGGAGGCGATGGAGGTCTTTGACCTGAGGGAGGGCCTGGTAGTTACGGGCTGGAAGTCCTGCGAGGAGCGCTTTGGGGAGAGGACAGTAAGGTGCGTCCCACTGTGGAGGTTCCTGCTCTCTATCTGA
- a CDS encoding replication factor C large subunit, with translation MPREVPWVEKYRPRRLDEIVGQTKAIEQVKAWIGAWLEGKPPKKKALILAGPPGTGKTTTVYALAKEYGFEVIELNASDERTYEKIERYVQAAYTMDILGKRRKLIFLDEADNIEPTGAREIAKLIDRARNPIIMSANHYWEVPREIRSRAQIVEYKRLTQRDIIKALARILHHEGKRVPKELLYDIAKHAGGDLRAAVNDLQTVVTGGVEDAAQVLAYRDTEKSVFQALAQIFATDNAKKARMATLGVDMFPHELLQWIDENLPYVYYKPEDIARAYEALSRADIYLGRAQRTGNYGLWKYATDMMTAGVAVAGVKKKGFVRIYPPKTIKLLTESKAERGLRDSVVKKIMSEMHMAKLEALETLNYLRAIFENSADVAAHFVVFLELTEKEVEFIAGDRERARTIWAKSLNIHKKLKERGELEESVRESLRDVKEETEEVLKAEEQETEETSKSETAEEELTEEELEEAEREIKPLGRKKPEKKKGKQATLFDFLGKK, from the coding sequence ATGCCGAGGGAAGTGCCCTGGGTCGAGAAGTACAGGCCGAGGCGGCTGGATGAGATAGTCGGTCAGACTAAGGCTATAGAGCAGGTCAAGGCCTGGATAGGGGCGTGGCTGGAGGGGAAACCTCCAAAGAAGAAGGCTCTCATCCTCGCGGGACCGCCCGGGACCGGTAAGACGACCACCGTCTATGCCCTGGCCAAGGAATACGGCTTCGAGGTCATCGAGCTGAACGCGAGCGACGAGAGGACGTACGAGAAGATAGAGCGCTACGTTCAGGCCGCTTACACTATGGACATCCTCGGGAAGAGGAGGAAGCTGATATTCCTCGATGAAGCTGACAACATCGAGCCAACGGGGGCGAGGGAGATAGCGAAGCTCATCGACAGGGCGAGAAACCCCATCATAATGAGCGCCAACCACTACTGGGAGGTTCCCAGGGAGATACGGAGCAGGGCGCAGATAGTGGAGTACAAGCGCCTGACCCAGCGCGATATTATCAAAGCCCTCGCCAGGATACTCCACCACGAGGGTAAGAGGGTTCCAAAGGAACTGCTCTACGACATCGCCAAGCACGCGGGCGGCGACCTCCGTGCCGCGGTGAACGATCTGCAGACCGTCGTCACGGGCGGGGTCGAGGACGCGGCCCAGGTTCTGGCCTACCGCGACACCGAGAAGAGCGTTTTCCAGGCACTGGCGCAGATTTTTGCCACGGACAACGCAAAGAAAGCCAGGATGGCAACGCTCGGTGTTGACATGTTCCCCCACGAACTCCTCCAGTGGATAGACGAGAACCTTCCCTACGTCTACTACAAGCCCGAGGACATAGCGAGGGCCTATGAGGCGCTCAGCAGGGCCGACATATACCTCGGCAGGGCGCAGAGAACCGGAAACTACGGCCTCTGGAAGTACGCCACCGACATGATGACGGCTGGAGTTGCCGTGGCGGGTGTCAAAAAGAAGGGCTTCGTGCGGATTTATCCCCCGAAGACGATAAAGCTCCTCACGGAGAGCAAGGCGGAGAGGGGCCTCCGCGATTCGGTCGTCAAGAAGATAATGAGTGAGATGCACATGGCGAAGCTGGAGGCGCTGGAGACCCTTAACTACCTCAGGGCAATATTTGAGAACAGCGCGGACGTTGCGGCGCACTTCGTCGTCTTCCTCGAGCTGACGGAGAAAGAGGTGGAGTTCATCGCCGGCGACAGGGAGAGGGCGAGGACGATCTGGGCCAAGAGCCTTAACATCCACAAGAAGCTCAAGGAGCGCGGTGAACTGGAGGAGAGCGTGAGGGAGAGCCTGAGGGACGTGAAGGAAGAGACCGAAGAGGTTCTTAAGGCTGAGGAACAAGAAACCGAGGAAACCTCCAAATCCGAAACGGCTGAAGAGGAACTCACGGAGGAGGAGCTCGAGGAGGCCGAGAGGGAAATCAAGCCCCTCGGCAGGAAAAAGCCTGAAAAGAAGAAGGGCAAGCAGGCGACGCTCTTCGACTTTTTAGGGAAGAAGTGA
- a CDS encoding DUF835 domain-containing protein codes for MGHGNEIQYLSAAILIGIGAYGVIRSLEEYKRHGEPVKTLARTLLVSFFLFGIAGGLGVLATVAVSLKFWMLQAVSITLGYIILASSTLNMLGKLERYWRAPSAQGEKSRGRKPPLPPAAMLTSTEDAKILLKTIFGYFNVPILAIGRERPESWVEKMGVEPAEYLWLTRVEHPQSVSPSALHILNSRITTFLKNNPSGIVYIEGIEYISFYVDFKSIAKFILAVRDAAIIHGGHMILLVTPETLEPQQYAIFKKELETIDVQRIINNVVGVALFGTLPPGSAPKSPERNGDAGTQSPKEGS; via the coding sequence GTGGGGCATGGGAATGAAATCCAATATCTCTCCGCTGCAATCCTGATCGGCATAGGCGCATACGGCGTCATACGTTCCCTGGAGGAGTATAAAAGACACGGAGAACCTGTAAAAACCCTGGCTAGGACACTGTTGGTATCCTTTTTCCTGTTCGGTATCGCCGGAGGCCTCGGAGTACTGGCGACTGTAGCCGTTTCCCTCAAGTTCTGGATGCTCCAGGCGGTCAGCATAACGCTCGGATACATAATTCTGGCAAGCTCAACATTGAATATGCTGGGCAAACTGGAGAGATACTGGCGGGCACCGTCCGCCCAGGGGGAGAAATCCCGGGGCAGAAAACCACCCTTACCCCCAGCCGCGATGCTCACATCAACCGAGGATGCAAAGATTCTGCTGAAAACCATCTTCGGGTATTTCAATGTTCCCATCCTTGCCATAGGCAGAGAACGCCCGGAATCATGGGTCGAGAAGATGGGGGTGGAGCCCGCGGAATACCTCTGGCTCACCCGCGTGGAGCATCCCCAGTCCGTGAGTCCCAGTGCACTTCACATCCTGAACAGCAGGATAACCACGTTCCTTAAGAATAACCCCAGCGGGATAGTTTACATCGAGGGAATCGAGTACATAAGCTTCTATGTGGACTTTAAATCCATAGCGAAGTTCATCCTCGCGGTTAGGGACGCTGCCATAATCCACGGGGGACACATGATACTGCTCGTCACTCCCGAAACGCTGGAACCCCAGCAGTACGCAATATTCAAAAAGGAACTCGAAACCATCGATGTTCAGAGAATCATCAACAACGTAGTGGGCGTTGCATTGTTTGGAACACTGCCCCCCGGAAGCGCGCCCAAATCCCCGGAGCGGAATGGCGATGCCGGCACTCAGAGTCCCAAAGAGGGAAGCTGA